Proteins encoded in a region of the Nicotiana tomentosiformis chromosome 9, ASM39032v3, whole genome shotgun sequence genome:
- the LOC104106968 gene encoding protein WHAT'S THIS FACTOR 1 homolog, chloroplastic isoform X2, with protein sequence MHKCVRIFSLIESRKWFTVDGRQRLCHPLPSVGVGHMWVQIMFKTSGGRRPKKKTYYRVNELDRVMELQKKPSLILRLKSIIQSQKNQCLLLRDLEKEVGFVQKWNFMGIIEKYPSIFRVTGGNRTPPMVMLAEKADKVALEEGEARTQMEPILVKNLRKLLMLSVDCMLPLETIQLIENELGLPSDFEQSLVPKYPQFFSVKDVNGRTFLQLENWDSSLAVTAREERLVHEGVLTSKVQARILKDGNYVGPFAFQLRYPAGFRPNVNYLKEVQKWQKMEFPSPYLNARRFELADPKAQKRVVAVLHEFLSLTMEKRLTSGQIDAFHSEFRLPARLLLCLIKHHGINL encoded by the exons ATGCATAAATGTGTGAGGATCTTCTCGCTAATTGAGTCTCGAAAATGGTTTACAGTCGATGGAAGGCAAAGATTATGCCATCCACTGCCATCCGTGGGAGTTGGACATATGTGGGTACAAATCATGTTCAAAACCAGTGGAGGAAGGAGGCCTAAGAAGAAAACATACTATAGAGTAAATGAACTAGACAGAGTCATGGAGCTTCAGAAGAAACCATCATTGATTTTACGCCTAAAATCCATCATTCAATCACAGAAAAACCAATGCCTCCTTCTTAGAGACCTTGAGAAGGAAGTTGGATTTGTGCAAAAGTGGAATTTCATGGGTATAATTGAGAAATATCCTTCGATATTCCGTGTCACTGGTGGTAATAGAACTCCACCGATGGTTATGCTCGCCGAAAAAGCTGATAAAGTTGCATTAGAAGAAGGTGAAGCAAGAACTCAAATGGAACCCATTTTAGTCAAGAATCTAAGGAAGTTGTTAATGTTGTCGGTTGATTGCATGCTGCCACTGGAAACCATTCAACTGATTGAGAATGAATTGGGCTTGCCTAGTGACTTCGAGCAGTCGCTTGTGCCAAAATACCCACAATTTTTCTCAGTGAAAGATGTCAATGGAAGAACTTTCCTTCAATTGGAGAATTGGGATTCTTCACTAGCAGTCACTGCCCGGGAGGAAAGGTTGGTGCATGAAGGGGTCCTGACTTCGAAAGTGCAGGCTAGAATATTGAAGGATGGAAACTATGTTGGCCCTTTTGCGTTTCAATTACGTTATCCTGCTGGCTTCAGGCCAAACGTGAACTACCTCAAGGAAGTTCAGAAGTGGCAGAAGATGGAGTTCCCTTCTCCATACTTGAATGCCAGAAGATTTGAACTTGCTGATCCCAAAGCTCAAAAAAGAGTGGTAGCTGTGCTTCATGAGTTCCTCAGTTTGACTATGGAAAAGAGGTTGACATCTGGTCAAATAGATGCATTTCATTCCGAGTTTCGGTTACCAGCTAGACTTCTGCTTTGCTTAATCAAACATCATG GGATAAATTTGTAG
- the LOC104106968 gene encoding protein WHAT'S THIS FACTOR 1 homolog, chloroplastic isoform X1, translated as MHKCVRIFSLIESRKWFTVDGRQRLCHPLPSVGVGHMWVQIMFKTSGGRRPKKKTYYRVNELDRVMELQKKPSLILRLKSIIQSQKNQCLLLRDLEKEVGFVQKWNFMGIIEKYPSIFRVTGGNRTPPMVMLAEKADKVALEEGEARTQMEPILVKNLRKLLMLSVDCMLPLETIQLIENELGLPSDFEQSLVPKYPQFFSVKDVNGRTFLQLENWDSSLAVTAREERLVHEGVLTSKVQARILKDGNYVGPFAFQLRYPAGFRPNVNYLKEVQKWQKMEFPSPYLNARRFELADPKAQKRVVAVLHEFLSLTMEKRLTSGQIDAFHSEFRLPARLLLCLIKHHGIFYITNKGARSTVILKEAYDGSTLICKCPLLLFRDKFVELTVRRGIDSCISVPSS; from the coding sequence ATGCATAAATGTGTGAGGATCTTCTCGCTAATTGAGTCTCGAAAATGGTTTACAGTCGATGGAAGGCAAAGATTATGCCATCCACTGCCATCCGTGGGAGTTGGACATATGTGGGTACAAATCATGTTCAAAACCAGTGGAGGAAGGAGGCCTAAGAAGAAAACATACTATAGAGTAAATGAACTAGACAGAGTCATGGAGCTTCAGAAGAAACCATCATTGATTTTACGCCTAAAATCCATCATTCAATCACAGAAAAACCAATGCCTCCTTCTTAGAGACCTTGAGAAGGAAGTTGGATTTGTGCAAAAGTGGAATTTCATGGGTATAATTGAGAAATATCCTTCGATATTCCGTGTCACTGGTGGTAATAGAACTCCACCGATGGTTATGCTCGCCGAAAAAGCTGATAAAGTTGCATTAGAAGAAGGTGAAGCAAGAACTCAAATGGAACCCATTTTAGTCAAGAATCTAAGGAAGTTGTTAATGTTGTCGGTTGATTGCATGCTGCCACTGGAAACCATTCAACTGATTGAGAATGAATTGGGCTTGCCTAGTGACTTCGAGCAGTCGCTTGTGCCAAAATACCCACAATTTTTCTCAGTGAAAGATGTCAATGGAAGAACTTTCCTTCAATTGGAGAATTGGGATTCTTCACTAGCAGTCACTGCCCGGGAGGAAAGGTTGGTGCATGAAGGGGTCCTGACTTCGAAAGTGCAGGCTAGAATATTGAAGGATGGAAACTATGTTGGCCCTTTTGCGTTTCAATTACGTTATCCTGCTGGCTTCAGGCCAAACGTGAACTACCTCAAGGAAGTTCAGAAGTGGCAGAAGATGGAGTTCCCTTCTCCATACTTGAATGCCAGAAGATTTGAACTTGCTGATCCCAAAGCTCAAAAAAGAGTGGTAGCTGTGCTTCATGAGTTCCTCAGTTTGACTATGGAAAAGAGGTTGACATCTGGTCAAATAGATGCATTTCATTCCGAGTTTCGGTTACCAGCTAGACTTCTGCTTTGCTTAATCAAACATCATGGTATATTCTACATCACTAATAAAGGTGCCAGGAGTACTGTGATACTTAAAGAGGCTTATGATGGGTCTACTTTAATTTGTAAATGCCCTCTTTTATTGTTTAGGGATAAATTTGTAGAACTCACAGTCAGAAGAGGCATTGATTCATGTATCAGTGTTCCTTCATCGTAG